One window from the genome of Methylomarinovum caldicuralii encodes:
- a CDS encoding TusE/DsrC/DsvC family sulfur relay protein: MVIEKAGRVVETTEEGFLVDLHDWDEAVAAQLAAAEGIELDAARWEIVRFVRAHYLAYGHFPNMRVFVKAVAQVLGEEKGNSRYLHRLFPRGPLKYACKLAGLPKPPHCL, from the coding sequence ATGGTGATCGAAAAGGCGGGACGGGTCGTCGAAACCACGGAGGAAGGGTTTCTGGTGGACCTGCACGACTGGGACGAAGCGGTGGCGGCGCAGCTGGCCGCCGCGGAGGGAATCGAGCTGGACGCGGCCCGGTGGGAGATCGTGCGTTTCGTGCGGGCGCATTATCTGGCGTACGGGCATTTCCCCAACATGCGGGTGTTCGTCAAGGCGGTGGCGCAGGTGTTAGGGGAGGAAAAAGGCAACAGCCGTTATCTGCACCGGCTGTTTCCCCGGGGGCCGCTGAAATACGCCTGCAAGCTGGCCGGTCTGCCCAAACCGCCCCACTGTCTCTGA
- the tusB gene encoding sulfurtransferase complex subunit TusB, with protein sequence MIGSWGTEMGVLHLLSQPPGPVWESLVPRLGDGDRVLLLGDGVYGLRHPLLGRLQDTGAGIAALAPDLVARGVEPPGAEGIRVIDYEEFVDLTVACVRILSW encoded by the coding sequence ATGATCGGATCGTGGGGGACTGAGATGGGGGTGCTGCATCTGTTGTCACAGCCGCCGGGTCCGGTTTGGGAAAGCCTGGTCCCGCGCCTGGGAGACGGGGATCGGGTGCTGCTGCTGGGGGATGGGGTGTATGGTCTGAGGCACCCGCTGCTGGGGCGGCTGCAGGACACCGGCGCCGGGATTGCCGCCCTGGCGCCGGATCTGGTCGCCCGTGGGGTCGAGCCCCCCGGCGCGGAGGGTATCAGGGTGATCGATTACGAGGAATTCGTCGATTTGACGGTAGCCTGCGTGCGTATTCTGTCATGGTGA
- the tusC gene encoding sulfurtransferase complex subunit TusC, which produces MRFLFVFRHPPYADSRGGEALDLLLTLAAFDQTVEVLLLDDGVWHLAPGQQPARIGQRRLPDLWQGLGLYGIEKIWVGRESLQRCGLTPERLILPVGLVAEAALPQWWGGYDRIVGD; this is translated from the coding sequence ATGCGCTTTCTGTTCGTGTTCCGTCATCCCCCCTATGCCGACAGCCGCGGCGGAGAGGCGCTGGACCTGCTCCTGACCCTGGCGGCTTTCGACCAGACGGTGGAAGTGCTGCTGCTGGACGACGGGGTGTGGCACCTGGCGCCCGGGCAGCAGCCGGCGCGGATCGGTCAGCGCCGGCTGCCGGATCTGTGGCAGGGGCTCGGGCTTTACGGGATCGAAAAAATCTGGGTGGGGCGGGAATCGCTGCAGCGGTGCGGGTTGACGCCCGAGCGGCTGATCCTGCCGGTCGGTCTCGTTGCCGAGGCGGCGCTGCCGCAATGGTGGGGTGGTTATGATCGGATCGTGGGGGACTGA